A single genomic interval of Pangasianodon hypophthalmus isolate fPanHyp1 chromosome 8, fPanHyp1.pri, whole genome shotgun sequence harbors:
- the fpgt gene encoding fucose-1-phosphate guanylyltransferase, whose protein sequence is MTEQTKNIKHTKNTHLSKSTKDKLDKFNRMRGAEVKSGGFWDLVVITAVDEDQRCWYEVQLQEKIRRSELPLSVYRVFADPPGHKIGNGGSTLHVLQLLSDEYGETLSRFRVLLIHAGGWSQRLPHTSALGKIFMALPLGDRVYQMLDLKLLMYVDFPAHMNPGVLVTCADDVELYSAIQSLKFNKPGFTALAHPSPLSIGQSHGVFVLEPGDEPPVQDVEYRTCLRFLHKPSVEVMHRSGAVFRKHDDEVVYTDSTYYISHDTVETLLDLFREIGPLRCEIDAYGDFLQSLGTSATADYTNNTENVMKKEKDLVEVRKKIFQHLGGTQLNVIILNESKFYHLGTMEEYLFHLTVDLCLREELGLQTITFSSCPLDVCENKNTCVIQSIVHPSARVCESSVVEFSRLEKGVEVGQSSIISSCWVDRGLSIPSSTFMHSFAVSTDGRTQFVTVAFSVQDDLKKTVPSCADVNRLEVFGVSVGECVSRWGLSVGDVRLAGDVSVCNLWTCCMFPVCEDMKTSFSTTLQMVRAAHGDGVVSLQKYTLLSLQDILHHKDLETMLKFRNDLYEEILREKRDATHQE, encoded by the exons atgacagagcaaacaaaaaatataaaacatacaaaaaacacacatttgtccAAATCCACCAAAGACAAACTGGATAAATTCAACAGAATGAGGG GTGCTGAGGTGAAATCTGGGGGGTTTTGGGACCTGGTGGTGATCACAGCCGTAGATGAAGATCAGAGATGCTGGTATGAAGTTCAGCTACAGGAGAAGATCCGCAGGAGCGAGCTTCCCCTCAGTGTTTATCGTGTGTTTGCAGATCCTCCAGGCCACAAGATCG gtaatGGAGGCTCGACATTGCACGTTCTGCAGCTCCTGAGTGATGAGTATGGAGAGACTTTATCCAGATTCAGAGTGCTCCTCATCCACGCTG gagggTGGAGTCAGCGTTTACCCCACACCAGCGCTCTGGGGAAGATCTTCATGGCTCTTCCACTGGGAGATCGTGTGTATCAGATGTTGGATCTGAAGCTGCTCATGTATGTGGACTTTCCTGCTCACATGAATCCTGGCGTGTTGGTCACATGTGCTGATGACGTCGAGCTCTACAGCGCCATCCAGAGTCTAAAGTTTAATAAACCTGGCTTCACCGCCCTCGCACACCCCTCCCCTCTGTCCATCGGCCAGTCACACGGCGTGTTTGTTCTCGAACCCGGAGATGAGCCGCCTGTCCAAGATGTGGAATATAGAACCTGTCTCCGGTTCCTGCACAAACCCAGTGTGGAAGTAATGCACAGGAGCGGCGCTGTGTTCAGGAAGCACGATGATGAAGTGGTCTACACAGACAGCACGTACTACATCAGTCATGACACCGTGGAGACGCTGCTGGACCTGTTCCGAGAAATTGGACCTCTGAGGTGTGAGATTGACGCCTACGGAGATTTTCTGCAGAGTTTAGGAACCAGCGCTACGGCCGACTACACCAACAACACTGAGAACGTgatgaagaaggagaaagaTCTGGTGGAGGTCAGAAAGAAGATCTTCCAGCATCTCGGAGGAACACAGTTGAATGTTATAATCCTCAACGAGTCAAAATTCTACCACCTGGGCACCATGGAAGAGTACCTGTTCCACCTCACTGTAGATCTGTGTCTACGAGAGGAACTCGGCCTCCAGACCATCACCTTCAGCTCCTGTCCTCTGGATGTGTGTGAGAATAAAAACACGTGTGTCATACAGAGCATCGTCCACCCAAgtgcgcgagtgtgtgagagcagcGTGGTGGAGTTCTCCCGGCTGGAGAAGGGAGTCGAGGTGGGCCAGAGCTCCATCATCAGTAGCTGCTGGGTGGACAGGGGTCTCTCCATCCCCTCCAGCACCTTCATGCACTCGTTTGCCGTGTCTACGGATGGCAGGACGCAGTTCGTCACTGTGGCGTTTAGTGTTCAGGACGATCTGAAGAAGACGGTGCCCAGCTGCGCAGACGTGAACAGGTTGGAGGTGTTTGGTGTTTCtgtgggagagtgtgtgagccGCTGGGGACTGAGCGTGGGGGACGTCAGGCTCGCAGGAGACGTGTCTGTGTGTAACCTTTGGACTTGCTGCATGTTCCCTGTGTGTGAGGACATGAAGACCTCGTTCTCCACCACGCTGCAGATGGTCCGAGCAGCTCACGGAGATGGAGTTGTAAgtttacagaaatacacactgCTCTCACTGCAGGACATCCTCCACCACAAAGACCTGGAGACCATGCTGAAGTTCAGAAACGATCTGTACGAGGAAATTCTACGGGAAAAACGAGATGCAACACATCAGGAATAA